The proteins below come from a single Leptospirillum ferriphilum genomic window:
- a CDS encoding alpha-amylase family glycosyl hydrolase: MSEQSQIWIQQGVLYEIYLRSFSDATRDGVGDFRGLASRMDYIARLGVKGMILNCPFQSFPGNMRHPLVDWMRLDPVFGTLSDFLMVLEKAHAAGIRVILSLPVNATSDRHAWFVESKNRSSRYLRKSFFWSDRLKLAQAPDKDTPEVANWAQDDDTGQYYWYQDHKDEPAINYADPEILEEIRRVFEHWFNLDVDGFRLAGSGRLHRMRKGEIEPVDDPFRIFQPVLDPLKKSFPDRVFLFEVGSPSRSELRKDPRQYYHLSGFFPSVISAIRNENKEPLEQLMGEGGREIHARKDCPIHWTLDLRERSEETFEKFAESDGDGSAFPVESETPSERPVLSRVARLMENGRRRIQLVMSLFLTSPGIPVIYYGDEIGMGDHPHLPGRNPVRTPMQWSADRNGGFSTADPEELYNPVIDDPLYSYTMVNVESQERFADSHLWNVRQMVAIRNRQPALYSHGQFGVLESGHPSIYAFFRRSGNDVCLLIHNLSKVSVCGYLDLSAFAGLVPHELFGDTVFPRIPLHPYLVTMTPYSFIWFRLLPPAKPGGSRKTEGRS; encoded by the coding sequence ATGAGCGAACAGTCCCAGATCTGGATCCAGCAGGGGGTCCTTTACGAAATCTATCTTCGGAGCTTTTCGGACGCGACCAGGGACGGGGTGGGGGACTTCCGGGGACTTGCCAGCCGGATGGACTATATTGCCCGTCTGGGCGTGAAGGGGATGATCCTCAATTGTCCTTTCCAGTCGTTTCCCGGGAACATGCGACATCCCCTGGTCGACTGGATGCGTCTTGATCCGGTCTTCGGCACTCTGTCGGACTTTTTGATGGTGCTGGAAAAAGCCCACGCCGCAGGCATCCGTGTCATCCTGTCGCTGCCGGTGAACGCCACCAGCGACCGGCATGCCTGGTTCGTCGAGTCAAAAAACCGGAGTTCCCGCTATCTCCGGAAAAGCTTCTTCTGGTCGGACCGCCTGAAACTCGCCCAGGCGCCGGACAAGGATACGCCGGAAGTGGCAAACTGGGCCCAGGACGATGATACCGGGCAATACTACTGGTATCAGGACCACAAGGACGAACCCGCCATCAACTATGCCGATCCGGAAATCCTGGAGGAGATCCGCCGGGTGTTCGAACACTGGTTCAATCTGGATGTCGACGGGTTCCGTCTGGCGGGTTCCGGACGTCTTCACCGGATGCGAAAAGGGGAGATCGAGCCGGTCGACGATCCGTTTCGTATTTTCCAGCCGGTACTCGACCCCCTGAAAAAAAGCTTTCCGGACCGGGTGTTCCTGTTTGAGGTTGGGTCCCCCAGCCGTTCGGAGCTCCGGAAGGATCCGCGGCAGTACTACCACCTGAGCGGGTTTTTCCCCTCCGTGATCAGCGCCATCCGGAACGAAAACAAGGAGCCCCTGGAACAACTGATGGGGGAAGGAGGCCGCGAGATCCACGCCCGCAAGGACTGCCCGATCCACTGGACACTGGATCTCCGGGAGCGGTCGGAAGAGACGTTCGAGAAGTTCGCCGAGTCCGACGGGGATGGCAGCGCGTTTCCGGTCGAATCGGAAACGCCCTCCGAGCGGCCCGTTCTTTCCCGTGTTGCCCGGCTGATGGAAAACGGTCGCCGGCGCATCCAGCTCGTGATGAGTCTCTTCCTGACCTCGCCCGGCATTCCGGTGATCTACTACGGAGACGAGATCGGCATGGGAGACCACCCCCATCTGCCGGGAAGAAACCCCGTGCGCACGCCGATGCAATGGTCCGCCGACCGCAACGGGGGATTTTCGACGGCCGACCCGGAAGAGCTCTATAACCCGGTCATCGACGATCCCCTTTACAGTTACACCATGGTCAACGTGGAGAGCCAGGAGCGATTCGCCGATTCGCACCTCTGGAATGTCCGGCAAATGGTCGCGATCCGGAACCGCCAGCCGGCGCTCTACTCCCATGGTCAGTTCGGGGTTCTCGAAAGCGGGCATCCGTCGATCTATGCTTTCTTCCGGCGCTCTGGAAACGACGTGTGTCTTCTGATCCACAACCTGTCGAAGGTTTCGGTCTGCGGCTACCTCGACCTGTCGGCTTTCGCCGGGCTCGTTCCGCATGAGCTGTTCGGAGACACGGTGTTTCCCCGGATCCCGCTTCACCCCTATCTGGTGACCATGACACCGTATTCGTTCATCTGGTTTCGTCTTCTTCCTCCGGCAAAGCCGGGAGGCAGCCGCAAAACGGAGGGCCGGTCATGA
- the treS gene encoding maltose alpha-D-glucosyltransferase — protein sequence MTDESLGKGWYKDAIIYEVHVKSFQDSNRDGWGDFVGLTGKLDYLQKLGVTALWLLPFTDSPLKDDGYDIRDYYKVHPPYGSMEDFQGFLEEAHKRGLRVITELVMNHTSNTHPWFLSASSSRSSPFRDYYVWSDTPDRYKGTRIIFSDTEKSNWTWEPKTRQYYWHRFFHHQPDLNFDNPKVQEEMLNVVKFWFSLGVDGLRCDAVPYLYEREGTNCENLPETHAFIKRLRAEIDREFPDRMLLAEANQWPHDVLPYFGNDDEFHMAYHFPLMPRLFIAIAQGDRKPITDILQQTPPIPKGCQWAIFLRNHDELTLEMVSDQERDYLWSTYAEDPRMRLNLGIRRRLAPLMGNDRRKIDLMHSLLLTLPGTPILYYGDEIGMGDNVHLGDRNGVRTPMQWSFDRNGGFSNADPSDLYAPPIQNPVYGYQVVNVETQIRYPTSPLNVLRQMIEVRQSTPVFGRGTMTVLHPKNRHVFACLRELGSDVVLVINNLSDRTESVLLDLSRFRGYRPVELFSQTLFPVLERAHFHFTVSPYGYFWLALRPPDAPVRSRKKIVR from the coding sequence ATGACCGACGAGAGTTTGGGCAAGGGATGGTACAAGGATGCGATCATCTACGAAGTGCACGTCAAGTCGTTTCAGGATTCGAACAGAGACGGATGGGGGGATTTTGTCGGTCTGACGGGAAAGCTCGATTATCTGCAGAAGCTCGGTGTCACCGCCCTGTGGCTCCTTCCTTTCACGGATTCTCCCCTGAAGGATGACGGGTACGATATCCGGGACTATTACAAGGTCCATCCCCCCTACGGATCGATGGAGGACTTCCAGGGATTTCTGGAAGAGGCCCACAAACGGGGCCTCCGGGTCATCACCGAGCTGGTGATGAACCACACGTCCAACACCCATCCCTGGTTCCTGTCGGCGTCGTCTTCCCGATCCTCCCCCTTCCGGGACTACTACGTCTGGAGCGACACCCCCGACCGGTACAAGGGAACGCGGATCATCTTCAGCGACACCGAGAAATCCAACTGGACCTGGGAACCAAAAACGCGCCAGTATTACTGGCACCGGTTTTTCCACCACCAGCCCGACCTCAACTTCGACAATCCGAAAGTGCAGGAGGAGATGCTGAACGTGGTGAAGTTCTGGTTCTCCCTGGGAGTCGACGGACTCCGCTGCGACGCGGTGCCGTATCTTTATGAGCGGGAAGGGACCAACTGCGAAAATCTTCCGGAAACGCACGCTTTCATCAAGCGTCTCCGGGCCGAGATCGACCGCGAGTTTCCCGACCGGATGCTTCTGGCCGAGGCCAACCAGTGGCCCCATGACGTGCTGCCCTACTTCGGAAACGACGACGAATTCCACATGGCCTATCATTTTCCCCTGATGCCGCGTCTCTTCATCGCCATCGCCCAGGGAGACCGGAAACCCATCACCGATATCCTCCAGCAGACGCCGCCGATCCCCAAAGGCTGCCAGTGGGCCATTTTTCTCCGGAACCACGACGAGCTGACCCTCGAAATGGTCTCCGACCAGGAACGCGACTATCTCTGGTCGACCTATGCGGAAGATCCGCGGATGCGTCTGAACCTCGGCATCCGTCGGAGACTGGCACCGCTCATGGGCAACGACAGGCGGAAGATCGATCTGATGCACAGTCTCCTGTTGACGCTTCCGGGGACTCCCATTTTGTATTACGGGGACGAGATCGGCATGGGGGACAATGTTCATCTGGGAGACAGGAACGGGGTGCGCACGCCCATGCAATGGTCCTTCGACCGGAACGGCGGATTTTCAAACGCCGATCCTTCCGATCTCTATGCCCCACCCATCCAGAATCCCGTCTACGGCTACCAGGTGGTGAACGTCGAGACCCAGATCCGCTACCCCACCAGCCCGCTCAACGTGCTCCGCCAGATGATCGAAGTGCGGCAGTCGACGCCCGTCTTTGGGCGCGGGACGATGACCGTTCTCCATCCGAAAAATCGCCATGTCTTCGCCTGTCTGAGGGAGCTTGGAAGCGACGTCGTCCTGGTGATCAACAACCTGTCGGACCGGACCGAATCGGTCCTCCTGGATCTGTCCCGCTTCCGGGGGTACCGGCCGGTGGAGCTCTTCAGCCAGACGCTGTTCCCGGTTCTGGAACGGGCCCATTTCCACTTCACGGTCAGTCCCTACGGTTATTTCTGGCTGGCCTTGCGGCCGCCCGACGCTCCTGTCCGGAGCCGGAAGAAAATCGTCCGCTAG
- the treZ gene encoding malto-oligosyltrehalose trehalohydrolase, translated as MAKVRHRSSSSPSSTELQLPEAARMMESDRQFDFVPVSARLPGPRDLGPLGATPLKNGTLFRVWAPLAGSVDLWIDRPGERPRPMNHEGQGYYCLSVSDAPPGTLYRFRLDSQTMLPDPASRLQPHGVHGPSAVWFPPEEHTNKTEKSPGGSPFSGHPIGDLVFYELHPGTYTPEGTFRGTIGRLDHLADLGVTAIELMPLSQFPGERNWGYDGTFPYAIALSYGGPDGLLELVRACHARGLSVILDVVCNHLGPEGNYLHAFGPYFSRTTRTPWGEALNFDETMSDHVRHYFLENLRYLARTFDIDGFRFDAVHAIRDQSAHTFLADASVLASRIARSRGRPLHLVAESNLNDRRHVLPPEREGMGFGAQWSDDFHHALRVTFTGEKDGYYRDFSPGKDLAKALERGFVYQGQFAPSFGHRRGSSSDDLPGSAFVVFAQNHDQVGNRREGDRLSAVLPEEGLMCVAALVLLSPALPLLFMGEEYGETRPFLYFTSHGDPDLVRAVREGRKKEFAAFGWTGEVPDPQDPRTFEASRLTTDPAALSPDSREGRILGFYKKLFRLRKSHPAFGLPDRMDSERHRVAGPRYGILAQRRQGREGPHVLVLWNLSDRERPVPPVWLRRDLGWEGEGRPILDSREEFAGRPHFLAPYQVRVLEEERGR; from the coding sequence ATGGCTAAGGTAAGACATCGGTCGTCCTCTTCCCCTTCATCGACAGAGCTTCAACTTCCGGAGGCTGCCCGCATGATGGAATCCGACAGACAGTTCGATTTTGTTCCGGTGTCCGCCCGGCTTCCCGGGCCCAGGGACCTGGGCCCTCTTGGCGCGACGCCCCTGAAAAATGGCACGCTCTTTCGTGTCTGGGCCCCGCTGGCCGGGTCGGTGGACCTCTGGATCGACCGACCCGGCGAACGACCCCGCCCGATGAACCACGAAGGCCAGGGGTATTACTGTCTGTCCGTGTCCGACGCTCCTCCCGGAACCCTTTACCGGTTCCGGCTGGATAGCCAGACCATGCTTCCCGATCCCGCGTCCCGCCTTCAGCCGCATGGGGTACATGGCCCATCGGCCGTCTGGTTCCCTCCCGAAGAACACACGAATAAAACTGAAAAATCGCCCGGCGGCTCGCCGTTTTCCGGTCATCCGATCGGGGATCTGGTCTTCTATGAACTCCACCCGGGCACCTATACGCCCGAAGGAACCTTCCGGGGGACGATCGGTCGCCTCGACCATCTGGCGGATCTCGGGGTCACGGCGATTGAGCTGATGCCCCTTTCCCAGTTTCCAGGAGAGAGGAACTGGGGGTACGACGGCACCTTTCCCTATGCAATTGCCCTGTCCTACGGAGGCCCCGACGGTCTTCTGGAGCTTGTCCGCGCCTGCCATGCCAGGGGGCTGTCGGTCATTCTGGACGTTGTCTGCAACCATCTGGGGCCGGAGGGAAATTATCTCCATGCTTTCGGGCCCTACTTTTCCCGCACGACCCGGACCCCCTGGGGGGAAGCCCTGAACTTCGACGAGACGATGAGCGATCACGTCCGGCACTATTTTCTCGAAAATCTCCGGTACCTGGCCCGGACCTTCGATATCGACGGCTTCCGGTTCGATGCGGTCCACGCCATCCGGGACCAGTCGGCCCATACCTTTCTTGCCGATGCGTCGGTCCTTGCCTCCCGGATCGCCCGGTCCCGGGGACGGCCCCTTCATCTGGTGGCGGAGTCGAATCTGAACGACCGTCGCCATGTCCTCCCTCCGGAAAGGGAAGGGATGGGATTCGGTGCGCAATGGTCCGACGACTTCCACCATGCCCTGCGGGTGACGTTTACCGGAGAAAAAGACGGCTACTACCGGGATTTCTCTCCGGGGAAAGATCTGGCGAAAGCCCTCGAACGGGGCTTCGTCTATCAGGGACAGTTTGCCCCCTCGTTCGGCCATCGGCGGGGATCTTCCAGCGACGATCTTCCGGGGTCGGCGTTTGTCGTGTTTGCCCAGAACCACGACCAGGTGGGGAACCGGAGGGAGGGGGACAGACTGTCCGCCGTTCTTCCGGAGGAGGGGCTGATGTGCGTGGCGGCGCTGGTTCTTCTTTCGCCGGCTCTTCCTCTTCTCTTTATGGGGGAAGAGTACGGGGAAACCCGGCCGTTTCTCTATTTTACGAGCCACGGGGACCCGGACCTGGTCCGGGCGGTTCGGGAAGGCCGGAAAAAAGAGTTCGCCGCGTTCGGATGGACCGGGGAAGTTCCGGATCCCCAGGACCCCCGCACGTTTGAAGCCTCCCGGCTGACCACGGATCCCGCCGCGTTGTCTCCCGATAGCCGGGAGGGCCGCATCCTCGGTTTTTATAAAAAGCTTTTCCGTCTCCGAAAGAGCCACCCGGCATTCGGCCTGCCCGACCGGATGGATTCGGAGCGCCACAGGGTCGCGGGTCCCCGCTACGGGATTCTGGCCCAAAGGCGACAGGGAAGGGAGGGGCCCCACGTCCTGGTCCTCTGGAATCTGTCAGACCGGGAGCGACCGGTGCCGCCGGTCTGGCTTCGCCGGGATCTCGGGTGGGAGGGGGAAGGCCGCCCGATCCTGGATTCCCGGGAGGAGTTCGCCGGCCGCCCCCACTTTCTGGCGCCTTATCAGGTGCGCGTTCTGGAAGAGGAGAGGGGCCGGTGA
- the treY gene encoding malto-oligosyltrehalose synthase — translation MRPLGRLEGSRLPLSTYRLGFHRGFRLSQALRLVPYFERLGITTLYASPLFSARSGSTHGYDVIDPTRLNPDVGSRAEFERFGRELSLRGMGLILDIVPNHMAAHFENPWWRDLLENGESSRSALFFDVDWDPPQRALEHRISLPILGGPYQKVLENRELELVFGRRGFAVRYWETLLPVDPGTLGPVLREIDGFLEKDERKEAGEARQVLASLLGDISRMSSRDPARFLRRLRSRSGERVQKSLRRLWRSSLPFREAVERTLSEFNGIRGIPSSFDRLDSLLDAQVYWLSHWKTVTRTLNYRRFFDVADLVGVRMEDERVFEAFHRTLLDWVANKTVTGVRVDHVDGLRDPAMYLRRLVHRLQKARPQAPALVWVEKILSGDESLPSDWPVMGTTGYEFMNRVMAATGDPEGVRLLREWYAREIAPGADFAEMVYHQKKYVAETLLGGELRRLTLMLEWLVQNGRTSREIPFRELQAGIVEISACLGVYRTYMQGEGPVAADREQVQNALAEARRRHRGRRQGLYRFFERILSMEIPSDAPEERRARWKDFVQGWQQFTGPVMAKGVEDTVFYRYSPLISLNEVGGDPRTDHLGPEAFHEFNRRRREEHPLTLSATSTHDTKRSEDVRARIHLLSEYGEDWIGTVGRWTKWNRSLRMSASSGPVPDPSLELFLYQTLVGAWPLFPEETVSFLDRMEGYAVKVAREAKIHSNWISPDPAYEKSLCGFVRGLFGERRRSPFRKDFLAFVERLSREGAAQSLAWLALKIASPGVPDFYQGSELWDFSLVDPDNRRPVDYALREKALSSLFEEEKADPAGLFHSLLRDWKDGRIKMYVTWKMLHARRRDPELFLEGSYRPLDAAWEAKENMTGFVRSLPGRDLLVVVSSQFRGVPEKETLCVPEKRYDGRRLPLPESIGQDGWVHLLTGEKIRAPSGKAAALPLESVMRQAPLAVLYRKDDSKRQEWT, via the coding sequence GTGAGGCCGCTGGGGAGGCTGGAAGGATCCCGTCTCCCGCTGTCGACCTATCGCCTGGGGTTCCATCGGGGGTTCCGGTTGTCGCAGGCCCTCCGTCTGGTCCCTTATTTCGAGCGGCTCGGTATCACGACCCTCTATGCCTCTCCCCTGTTTTCGGCCCGGTCGGGAAGCACCCATGGCTACGATGTGATCGACCCCACCCGCCTGAACCCGGACGTGGGCAGCCGGGCGGAGTTCGAGCGGTTCGGCCGGGAACTGTCTCTCCGGGGGATGGGCCTGATCCTGGACATCGTGCCCAATCACATGGCCGCGCATTTCGAGAATCCCTGGTGGAGGGACCTTCTGGAAAACGGCGAATCCTCCCGGTCCGCTCTCTTTTTCGACGTGGACTGGGACCCTCCACAGAGGGCCCTTGAACACCGGATCAGCCTTCCGATCCTCGGGGGCCCTTACCAGAAAGTTCTGGAAAACCGGGAACTCGAACTGGTTTTTGGCCGCCGGGGATTTGCGGTGCGTTATTGGGAAACGCTCCTTCCGGTGGATCCGGGAACCCTTGGGCCGGTTCTTCGGGAGATCGACGGATTCCTGGAGAAGGATGAGAGGAAGGAAGCGGGAGAGGCCCGCCAGGTGCTTGCGTCGCTTCTCGGGGACATCTCCCGGATGTCGTCCCGGGATCCGGCCCGTTTTCTCCGCCGCCTCCGGAGCCGCTCAGGAGAGAGGGTGCAGAAAAGCCTCCGGCGCCTGTGGAGATCCAGCCTTCCGTTTCGGGAGGCCGTCGAACGGACATTGTCTGAATTCAACGGCATCCGCGGTATCCCTTCCTCGTTCGACCGTCTGGATTCCCTTCTCGATGCCCAGGTCTACTGGCTTTCCCACTGGAAAACCGTGACCCGCACGCTGAACTACCGCCGGTTTTTCGATGTGGCGGATCTCGTGGGCGTGCGGATGGAAGACGAACGGGTTTTCGAAGCCTTCCACCGGACCCTTCTCGACTGGGTGGCGAACAAGACGGTGACAGGCGTCCGGGTCGATCACGTGGACGGGTTGCGGGATCCGGCCATGTATCTCCGGCGTCTCGTTCATCGTCTCCAAAAAGCCCGGCCCCAGGCGCCCGCCCTTGTCTGGGTGGAAAAAATTCTTTCGGGAGACGAATCCCTCCCCTCCGACTGGCCGGTGATGGGGACGACGGGGTACGAATTCATGAACCGCGTGATGGCCGCCACGGGAGATCCGGAAGGTGTCCGGCTCCTTCGGGAGTGGTATGCCCGCGAGATCGCTCCCGGAGCCGATTTTGCCGAAATGGTGTACCATCAGAAAAAATATGTGGCGGAAACCCTGCTGGGCGGAGAACTCCGCCGACTGACGCTGATGCTCGAATGGCTCGTCCAGAACGGGCGGACTTCCCGGGAGATCCCGTTTCGGGAGCTGCAGGCGGGGATCGTGGAAATCTCCGCCTGCCTCGGCGTCTACCGGACCTATATGCAGGGGGAAGGCCCCGTCGCCGCGGACCGTGAACAGGTCCAGAACGCCCTGGCGGAAGCCCGGCGAAGGCACCGGGGTCGTCGACAGGGGCTATACCGGTTCTTTGAGCGCATCCTGTCGATGGAGATCCCGTCCGATGCGCCGGAGGAGAGAAGGGCGCGCTGGAAGGACTTCGTGCAGGGATGGCAGCAGTTCACCGGACCGGTCATGGCCAAGGGTGTCGAGGACACGGTCTTCTACCGGTATTCCCCTCTGATTTCCCTCAATGAAGTTGGGGGCGATCCCCGGACGGACCATCTGGGTCCGGAGGCGTTCCACGAATTCAACCGGCGGCGGCGGGAAGAGCACCCCCTGACATTGTCGGCCACGTCGACCCACGATACGAAAAGGAGCGAGGATGTCCGCGCCCGGATCCACCTGCTCTCGGAGTATGGGGAGGACTGGATCGGCACGGTCGGCCGCTGGACGAAATGGAATCGCTCCCTCCGGATGTCTGCCTCTTCCGGTCCGGTTCCGGATCCTTCCCTGGAGCTTTTTCTCTACCAGACCCTGGTGGGTGCCTGGCCTCTTTTTCCGGAGGAAACCGTTTCGTTTCTGGACCGGATGGAAGGGTATGCGGTCAAGGTCGCGCGGGAGGCCAAGATCCACTCCAACTGGATCTCTCCCGACCCGGCCTATGAAAAAAGTCTGTGCGGGTTTGTCCGGGGCCTTTTCGGGGAGCGACGTCGCAGTCCGTTCCGGAAGGATTTCCTCGCGTTCGTCGAGCGGCTCTCCCGGGAAGGGGCGGCCCAGAGCCTCGCCTGGCTCGCGCTCAAGATCGCTTCCCCGGGGGTTCCCGATTTCTATCAGGGGTCGGAGCTCTGGGACTTTTCCCTGGTGGATCCGGACAATCGCCGACCGGTCGATTACGCCCTGAGGGAAAAGGCCCTTTCTTCGCTTTTCGAAGAGGAAAAGGCGGATCCGGCGGGTCTCTTTCATTCTCTCCTCCGGGACTGGAAGGATGGCCGGATCAAAATGTATGTGACCTGGAAGATGCTTCATGCCCGGCGCCGGGATCCGGAGCTCTTCCTTGAAGGAAGCTACCGGCCCCTGGATGCCGCCTGGGAGGCGAAAGAGAACATGACCGGATTTGTGCGGAGTCTGCCGGGGCGGGACCTTCTGGTTGTTGTCTCCTCGCAGTTCAGGGGGGTCCCGGAAAAAGAGACTCTTTGTGTTCCGGAAAAACGATATGACGGCCGCCGTCTTCCGTTGCCGGAATCGATCGGACAGGACGGGTGGGTTCATCTTCTGACGGGGGAAAAAATCCGGGCGCCTTCGGGGAAGGCCGCCGCTCTTCCCCTCGAATCCGTCATGAGACAGGCTCCCCTGGCGGTCCTTTACCGGAAAGACGATTCCAAAAGACAGGAGTGGACATGA
- a CDS encoding SixA phosphatase family protein produces the protein MDLILWRHAEAEDALPGSSDLDRRLTPKGKAGAREVAAWLSVRIPGRYVLLSSPAVRARETARFLRPDPVIEPALSTATTPSAFLSVTGWPDRRETVVAVGHQPTLGEVAALILTGERFPWVIRKGALWWFRIRPEKGEGPVLRAVLSPETVSSLP, from the coding sequence ATGGATCTGATTCTCTGGCGCCATGCGGAGGCGGAAGACGCGTTGCCCGGATCATCCGACCTTGACCGCCGGCTGACGCCCAAAGGCAAAGCGGGTGCCCGGGAAGTCGCCGCCTGGCTTTCGGTGAGGATTCCCGGCCGCTATGTCCTCTTGTCCAGTCCTGCCGTCCGGGCCCGGGAAACCGCGCGTTTTCTCCGCCCCGATCCTGTGATCGAACCGGCCCTCTCGACCGCGACAACCCCGTCGGCCTTTTTGTCCGTCACAGGGTGGCCGGACCGGCGTGAAACCGTCGTGGCGGTCGGCCATCAGCCGACGCTGGGCGAAGTCGCAGCACTGATCCTGACCGGCGAACGTTTTCCCTGGGTGATCCGGAAAGGGGCTCTCTGGTGGTTCCGGATCCGCCCGGAAAAAGGGGAAGGACCCGTTCTCCGGGCGGTCCTCTCCCCCGAAACGGTCTCGTCCCTCCCCTGA
- a CDS encoding EAL domain-containing protein, with amino-acid sequence MWRWKSGSVSGSSRSRCSRPDFRRAHFFCTSSPRSTCSGGVWSGSRRWPVPSGGTIGPASFIPLAEETGTILAFGEWVIQEAFRVIQFWSASGRPRIRVGVNVSSRQFWSPTFWTFLREILSRHAELTRWLTFELTETVLMRDPETAGEQLSWLKELGIRIAIDDFGTGYSSLSYLSRFPVDEIKVSQEFVMRMAKSPRDLKLVKTIIQMGKSLRLNLVGEGAETEEEVRMLEGLGCHVIQGFALSRPLPVSEMESFWDQYLEET; translated from the coding sequence ATGTGGAGATGGAAGAGCGGATCCGTCTCCGGTTCGAGCAGGAGCAGATGCTCAAGACCGGACTTCAGGAGGGCGCATTTTTTCTGCACTTCCAGCCCCAGATCGACGTGTTCCGGAGGCGTCTGGTCGGGGTCGAGGCGCTGGCCCGTTCCATCGGGGGGAACCATCGGGCCCGCCTCGTTCATTCCCCTGGCGGAAGAAACGGGAACGATCCTCGCGTTTGGAGAGTGGGTGATCCAGGAGGCGTTCCGGGTGATCCAGTTCTGGTCGGCCTCCGGAAGGCCCCGGATCCGGGTGGGGGTCAATGTCTCCTCCCGGCAGTTCTGGAGTCCGACCTTCTGGACTTTTTTGAGAGAGATCCTGTCCCGGCATGCCGAGCTGACCCGCTGGCTCACGTTCGAATTGACGGAAACCGTCCTCATGCGCGATCCGGAGACGGCCGGGGAACAGCTTTCCTGGCTCAAGGAGCTGGGCATCCGCATCGCGATCGACGATTTCGGGACGGGGTATTCTTCGCTCTCCTATCTGTCCCGGTTTCCTGTCGACGAGATCAAGGTCTCCCAGGAGTTTGTCATGCGGATGGCCAAGAGCCCGCGGGACCTGAAGCTCGTGAAGACCATCATCCAGATGGGCAAGAGCCTCCGGCTGAATCTGGTGGGCGAAGGGGCCGAAACGGAAGAGGAGGTGCGCATGCTCGAGGGCCTCGGGTGCCATGTCATTCAGGGATTCGCCCTCTCCCGGCCGCTTCCGGTGTCGGAAATGGAGTCCTTCTGGGACCAGTATCTGGAAGAAACCTGA
- a CDS encoding glutamate decarboxylase: MLTRRRHSQTRDDSLSTTYGNRFFTKDLKTFRMGEESLPPASVYQIIHDELELDGNPSLNLASFVTTWMEPEAEQLIRENLRKNLVDQSEYPRTGEIQHRVIHMLADLFHAPDNADIAGTSTIGSSEAILLGLLAHKKSWQNRRKNAGKPADRPNLVLGGEVHVVWDKFARYFDVELRTVPLSPARFTLDVGEAVRRIDENTIAVGAVAGTTFTGQIDPVEELNEAVEKKNREQGWHVPIHVDGASGGLILPFLEPERRWDFRLSAVRSINVSGHKFGLVYPGVGWLLFRDRSDLPDDLVFRVNYLGAEEETYTLNFSSNAAFVIAQYYNLLRLGKKGYRSIMENCRDNARFLAKELAAGNTFEPVEKKPLLPIVAFRLRGKHAGREPEIASELRKYGWIVPAYTLPPDSENTTLLRVVVRENVSRQMLVELLEHLDRSVAILENPATKRKTHPPLC, encoded by the coding sequence ATGCTGACCCGAAGACGTCACAGCCAGACCCGCGATGATTCGCTTTCCACCACCTATGGAAACCGGTTCTTCACGAAAGATCTGAAAACATTCCGGATGGGAGAGGAAAGCCTCCCGCCGGCCAGCGTCTATCAGATCATTCATGACGAACTGGAACTCGACGGAAACCCGTCCCTGAACCTCGCCTCGTTCGTCACCACCTGGATGGAACCCGAAGCGGAACAGCTCATCCGGGAAAATCTCCGGAAAAATCTGGTCGACCAGAGCGAATATCCGAGAACCGGAGAAATCCAGCACCGGGTGATCCACATGCTTGCCGACCTCTTTCACGCGCCGGACAATGCCGACATCGCCGGCACGTCGACCATCGGCTCATCGGAGGCGATCCTTCTGGGTCTTCTGGCCCACAAGAAAAGCTGGCAGAACCGCCGGAAAAATGCCGGGAAACCGGCCGACCGCCCCAATCTGGTCCTCGGCGGGGAAGTCCATGTGGTCTGGGACAAGTTTGCGCGCTACTTCGATGTCGAACTGCGCACGGTTCCCCTGTCCCCCGCCCGTTTCACCCTGGATGTCGGGGAGGCCGTCCGACGCATCGACGAAAACACCATTGCCGTGGGCGCGGTCGCGGGAACAACGTTCACCGGGCAAATCGATCCCGTGGAAGAGTTAAACGAGGCGGTCGAAAAAAAGAACAGGGAACAGGGGTGGCATGTTCCGATCCACGTCGACGGCGCCAGCGGGGGATTGATTCTTCCTTTTCTTGAGCCCGAACGACGCTGGGACTTCCGGCTTTCGGCCGTCCGGTCGATCAACGTGTCGGGGCACAAATTTGGTCTGGTCTATCCCGGGGTGGGCTGGCTTCTTTTCCGGGACCGGTCGGATCTTCCCGACGATCTGGTCTTCCGGGTCAACTACCTGGGCGCCGAGGAGGAAACCTACACGCTGAACTTCTCCTCGAACGCGGCGTTCGTGATCGCCCAGTATTACAACCTCCTGCGTCTCGGGAAAAAAGGCTACCGATCCATCATGGAGAATTGCCGGGACAACGCCCGGTTTCTGGCAAAGGAGCTCGCCGCAGGGAACACGTTCGAACCGGTGGAGAAAAAACCGCTCCTTCCCATTGTGGCGTTTCGCCTTCGGGGAAAACACGCCGGCCGGGAACCCGAAATCGCCTCCGAGCTCCGGAAATACGGATGGATCGTCCCGGCCTACACTCTCCCTCCCGACTCGGAAAACACCACTCTCTTGCGGGTCGTCGTCCGGGAAAACGTCAGCCGGCAGATGCTTGTCGAGCTTCTTGAGCATCTCGACCGTTCTGTGGCCATTCTTGAAAATCCGGCCACCAAAAGAAAAACGCACCCGCCGCTCTGCTGA